In the Bacteroidales bacterium genome, one interval contains:
- a CDS encoding Coenzyme F420 hydrogenase/dehydrogenase, beta subunit C-terminal domain has product MSAKSLDRLQSVIDHNLCNRCGTCVGLSNGAIQFTDRTGKFLPAIIQEPSDDVAELLWKACPGGNFDFPGYRRQFYPETTPFHTYTGPYQQISIGFSNDPVIRRSSASGGILSAILIWMLDKKMIEGAVVTGMSETEPWLAKTFIATSREEILSASQSKYIITSVNEILPEIQAFNGRLAYVGLPGQVQSIRKLQALKHPSVENIKYIFGPFYGNTLHFSSVSGFLRSYGEKDYTQIKHLYFRHGEWPGNMRVEMKNGRVIELPKFHANYLIPFHILKNSLLCTDLSNEFTDISGGDAWAPTYEERGKGFSMVISRSLPGEEILKLMQADGAINIQPVDLNEAITMHSHGYDLKKRGSFIRIRFRKMLGLAVPDYGYRLKDFPMSRYFMELVILSLFLVLGTAPARWLVERISPSWIGKIFEKSRTIWKKSTYRIKRNNLES; this is encoded by the coding sequence ATGTCTGCAAAAAGTCTTGACCGTCTTCAGTCTGTTATTGATCATAACCTGTGCAACCGGTGTGGAACCTGTGTTGGCCTCTCAAATGGTGCCATACAATTCACCGATCGCACCGGGAAATTCCTGCCTGCCATCATTCAGGAACCTTCAGATGATGTTGCTGAATTGCTCTGGAAAGCTTGTCCCGGGGGGAATTTTGATTTCCCTGGCTACAGAAGACAATTTTACCCTGAAACTACTCCTTTTCATACTTACACTGGCCCCTATCAGCAAATTAGCATAGGCTTTTCTAATGATCCTGTCATCCGCAGATCTTCCGCAAGCGGGGGGATACTTTCAGCGATTCTAATCTGGATGCTGGATAAAAAAATGATCGAAGGTGCTGTTGTTACAGGAATGTCAGAAACTGAACCCTGGTTGGCAAAGACCTTTATAGCTACAAGTCGTGAAGAGATCCTTTCCGCTTCACAAAGCAAATATATCATCACCTCTGTCAATGAAATTTTACCGGAGATTCAGGCATTTAACGGGAGATTAGCTTATGTAGGACTACCCGGACAGGTGCAATCCATCCGAAAATTACAGGCGCTGAAACATCCATCTGTTGAAAATATAAAGTACATATTCGGCCCTTTCTATGGGAACACACTGCATTTTTCTTCAGTATCAGGATTCCTGAGATCTTATGGCGAGAAAGACTATACCCAGATTAAGCATCTGTATTTCAGGCATGGGGAATGGCCGGGAAATATGAGGGTGGAAATGAAAAATGGCCGTGTGATTGAATTGCCAAAATTCCATGCAAACTACCTGATCCCTTTTCATATTCTGAAAAACAGCCTTCTATGCACTGACCTCAGTAATGAATTCACCGATATTTCCGGAGGTGACGCCTGGGCTCCTACCTATGAAGAAAGAGGAAAAGGATTTTCCATGGTAATTTCAAGGAGTTTGCCGGGAGAAGAAATACTTAAACTAATGCAGGCCGATGGTGCAATCAACATACAGCCTGTAGATCTGAATGAAGCTATCACCATGCATTCACATGGTTATGACCTGAAGAAAAGAGGCTCTTTTATAAGAATCAGGTTTCGGAAAATGCTTGGATTGGCTGTCCCGGATTATGGCTACAGGCTGAAAGATTTTCCAATGAGCAGATATTTCATGGAGCTAGTGATACTTTCACTATTTTTGGTTTTAGGAACCGCTCCGGCAAGATGGCTGGTTGAAAGGATTTCCCCCTCCTGGATTGGAAAGATCTTTGAGAAATCAAGGACCATCTGGAAAAAATCTACCTACCGAATTAAACGAAACAACCTGGAATCATGA
- a CDS encoding flippase-like domain-containing protein, producing the protein MTKKTVSLIVKLVITAAILVFLLTRVNFDFASFRKTLAGIDLPMYLLSLFGVVIVLGIKSYRWKLLVANEGFTYKASRSFGAYMSSDAIGIVTPGRIGEIARLYYVRQETEISFFSAFKTIVSDRIFDFTMLGWFGLAGLAYYLKIPGTFPGWVYMVSVLALILIAYTLGLWLLGKIVKMKWTHRWKVPQFVYESFLAVISRQSFRMWALTIVAYFAYFFFSWLIMHSLRVKPGLVDVAFIMSIMSLSTIIPISVAGFGTREASLVLLFSYYQLSSEVAVSFSLLHFSAFFLWGGLIGLVYWLAMPISLKQVKDDSLEIVHLFSRQPASSPKPHKTADTKSESSQM; encoded by the coding sequence ATGACAAAAAAAACGGTATCACTTATTGTTAAACTGGTGATAACCGCTGCTATTCTTGTTTTCCTCCTTACCCGGGTAAATTTCGACTTCGCCAGTTTCAGAAAAACCCTTGCCGGGATCGATCTTCCTATGTACCTGCTTTCATTATTCGGAGTGGTCATTGTACTGGGAATTAAAAGCTACCGCTGGAAACTCCTGGTTGCCAATGAAGGATTTACATATAAAGCCAGCCGCTCTTTTGGAGCCTATATGTCGAGTGATGCCATAGGAATTGTTACCCCGGGCCGGATTGGTGAAATAGCAAGGCTGTATTATGTCAGGCAGGAGACTGAAATCTCTTTCTTTTCAGCTTTCAAAACCATCGTTTCCGACCGTATTTTCGATTTCACCATGCTGGGCTGGTTCGGACTTGCAGGACTTGCCTATTACCTCAAAATACCAGGCACTTTCCCGGGCTGGGTATATATGGTTTCAGTGCTGGCCCTCATCCTTATCGCATACACACTTGGACTATGGTTATTGGGCAAAATTGTAAAAATGAAATGGACCCATCGGTGGAAAGTACCTCAATTTGTGTATGAAAGCTTTTTAGCCGTAATCTCACGACAATCATTCCGAATGTGGGCGCTAACCATCGTTGCATACTTTGCTTACTTCTTCTTCTCCTGGCTGATTATGCATTCTTTGAGAGTAAAGCCCGGATTGGTGGATGTTGCATTCATCATGAGCATAATGAGCCTTTCAACCATCATCCCAATATCTGTTGCAGGATTCGGAACAAGGGAAGCTTCACTCGTCCTGCTCTTCTCTTATTATCAGCTATCATCAGAGGTCGCCGTTTCATTTTCACTCCTGCATTTCAGTGCCTTTTTCCTGTGGGGTGGACTTATCGGGCTGGTGTACTGGCTGGCAATGCCCATTTCTCTGAAACAAGTGAAAGACGACTCCCTGGAAATTGTTCACCTGTTCAGCCGACAGCCTGCATCATCGCCTAAACCCCATAAAACCGCAGATACGAAATCTGAAAGCAGCCAAATGTAA
- a CDS encoding MBOAT family protein has product MVFSSSIFILYFLPAFLLIYYILPGKFKNYFTLIASILFYSWGAPRFIFVILGTTFLDFHLVQWMAATKTTLHRRLMLTLSVSINLGLLFYFKYSNFFVENVNAFLSVFGMTGVHWTKLILPIGISFYTFETITYVVDVYRKIHKPLKNFWDYQLYIILFPKLIAGPIIRYHQLADQITDRSANETVDDKLIGMYRFVLGLAKKVIIANHMGQQADAIFALDYAHLDTFTAWIGILAYTFQIYFDFSGYSDMAIGIARMIGFKFPENFNNPYISQSISEFWRRWHMSLGAWMRNYLYIPLGGNRVSSKWRLYFNLWLVFLASGLWHGASWSFVVWGAYHGLFLVLERVFLLKVYDRIGKLPSTLITFFLVIIGWVFFRIESLPDAFQFLGRMFAFESGTSISLFKGVYFYFALAFLFAFFVYINPGQKIQDAIYFNDYTTKRHLSLSILTIFLLLICISSITAFGFNPFIYFRF; this is encoded by the coding sequence ATGGTTTTCAGCAGCAGCATTTTCATTCTTTATTTCCTCCCTGCTTTCCTGCTGATCTATTATATCCTGCCCGGAAAATTCAAGAATTATTTCACCCTGATTGCCAGTATTCTCTTCTATTCCTGGGGAGCACCCAGGTTCATCTTTGTAATCCTGGGAACTACCTTTCTTGATTTCCACCTCGTACAATGGATGGCAGCAACAAAGACTACCCTGCACAGAAGGTTGATGCTGACACTCTCTGTTTCCATTAACCTGGGCCTTCTTTTTTACTTCAAATACTCCAACTTTTTTGTTGAAAATGTCAATGCCTTTCTCTCTGTTTTTGGCATGACCGGCGTGCATTGGACAAAACTGATATTACCAATTGGAATTTCTTTCTATACCTTCGAAACCATTACTTATGTAGTGGATGTATACCGAAAGATCCATAAGCCCCTAAAAAACTTCTGGGATTATCAACTCTATATTATACTCTTTCCAAAGCTTATTGCCGGCCCTATTATTCGTTATCATCAACTGGCTGATCAAATCACTGACCGTTCAGCAAATGAAACAGTGGATGATAAACTTATCGGGATGTACAGGTTCGTTTTAGGACTTGCAAAAAAAGTAATCATCGCCAATCATATGGGCCAACAGGCTGATGCCATTTTTGCCCTGGATTATGCCCATTTAGATACTTTTACTGCCTGGATTGGAATCCTGGCATATACCTTCCAGATCTACTTTGATTTTTCAGGATACTCTGATATGGCCATAGGTATCGCCAGGATGATCGGGTTCAAATTCCCTGAAAACTTTAACAATCCTTACATATCTCAAAGTATTTCTGAATTCTGGCGACGCTGGCATATGAGCCTGGGTGCCTGGATGCGTAATTATCTGTATATACCGCTCGGGGGAAACAGGGTATCCTCAAAATGGAGACTTTATTTTAACCTTTGGCTTGTCTTTCTGGCGTCAGGACTATGGCACGGAGCCTCATGGAGTTTCGTGGTGTGGGGAGCTTATCACGGACTTTTCCTGGTACTGGAAAGAGTATTCCTTTTAAAAGTCTATGATCGGATCGGGAAATTACCCAGCACATTGATCACCTTCTTCTTAGTCATTATCGGTTGGGTCTTCTTCCGCATCGAATCACTGCCCGATGCCTTCCAATTCCTGGGCAGAATGTTTGCTTTCGAATCAGGTACCTCCATTTCTCTGTTCAAAGGGGTATACTTCTACTTCGCTTTGGCTTTCCTGTTTGCGTTCTTTGTCTATATAAACCCCGGACAAAAAATTCAGGATGCCATTTATTTCAATGATTATACCACAAAAAGACATTTATCCCTCTCAATTTTAACAATCTTCCTTCTCCTCATCTGTATAAGTTCTATTACAGCATTTGGATTTAATCCCTTCATTTACTTCCGGTTCTGA
- a CDS encoding glycosyltransferase family 2 protein, whose product MIIGKKLVIVLPAYNAEKTLEQTYSEIPFDIVDEVVLVDDLSRDNTVDKATSLGIKHVIRHEKNKGYGGNQKTCYDTALELGGDIVIMLHPDYQYTPKLIHSMAYLIANEVYPVVLGSRILGNGALRGGMPMIKYIANRGLTLIQNILVNQKLSEYHTGYRAFSKKVLTTIDYHANSDDFVFDNQMMSQIIYAGFQVAEVTCPTKYFKDASSINLSRSTVYAIGVLKTSLVHFLNKMGLMKSPMYRKKVYGGCLMSDV is encoded by the coding sequence ATGATAATTGGCAAGAAACTGGTGATTGTTTTACCAGCCTATAATGCAGAAAAAACCCTGGAACAAACTTATAGCGAAATTCCATTTGATATCGTTGATGAGGTCGTATTGGTCGATGATCTGAGCCGCGATAACACGGTAGACAAGGCAACGTCTCTGGGTATCAAACATGTGATCCGCCATGAAAAAAACAAAGGCTATGGTGGTAATCAGAAAACCTGCTATGATACAGCTCTCGAATTAGGAGGTGATATTGTCATCATGCTACATCCTGATTATCAGTATACTCCAAAGCTTATCCACAGCATGGCGTATTTGATCGCCAATGAGGTATACCCTGTAGTTCTGGGATCAAGGATCCTTGGAAATGGTGCCCTAAGAGGTGGTATGCCTATGATAAAATACATCGCAAATCGCGGCTTAACACTCATTCAGAATATTCTTGTAAATCAGAAATTATCAGAATACCATACCGGGTATCGGGCATTCTCAAAAAAGGTCCTCACAACTATTGACTATCATGCCAATAGTGATGATTTTGTTTTTGATAACCAGATGATGTCCCAGATCATCTATGCGGGATTCCAGGTGGCTGAAGTAACCTGTCCAACCAAGTATTTCAAGGATGCATCCTCTATAAACCTCTCCCGAAGTACGGTTTATGCCATAGGCGTTCTGAAAACCTCCCTGGTTCATTTCCTGAATAAAATGGGGTTGATGAAATCACCTATGTATAGGAAGAAAGTCTATGGCGGATGTCTAATGTCGGATGTCTAA
- a CDS encoding tRNA/rRNA methyltransferase yields MQIIFILVNPAVPANVGAAARAMKTMGFSELRLVNPCDHLSKEARMLAHASNEVLENAKVFSSLKEALTDIDFVIGTTARRRTIRNRFVLLSDIPGLISSKGKSVSQTAVVFGSEESGLSNEDANQCDILSTISMATKYPSLNLSQAVMVYAYELSVLAGKKTRKAPGKPNEQSWNILKKKTEVLLDALEMPEGDLVRYKLLERMALLNEKDIYLLHSIAGKISSGLKKS; encoded by the coding sequence ATGCAGATAATTTTCATCCTGGTCAATCCTGCTGTTCCAGCCAATGTGGGTGCTGCAGCCCGTGCAATGAAAACGATGGGATTCAGTGAGCTGCGGCTTGTTAATCCCTGCGACCATCTTTCAAAAGAAGCCAGGATGCTCGCCCATGCTTCAAATGAGGTGCTTGAGAATGCAAAAGTATTTTCATCATTAAAAGAAGCTTTGACAGATATTGATTTTGTGATTGGTACAACTGCCCGGAGAAGGACAATCCGGAACAGGTTTGTATTATTAAGTGATATACCAGGCTTGATTTCTTCCAAAGGAAAATCAGTTTCTCAAACAGCAGTGGTATTTGGCAGTGAAGAAAGCGGCCTTAGCAACGAAGATGCCAATCAGTGTGATATCCTCTCCACCATCTCAATGGCCACAAAATACCCTTCTCTGAACCTGTCGCAGGCTGTAATGGTTTATGCCTACGAACTATCAGTACTGGCAGGGAAAAAGACACGGAAAGCTCCCGGGAAACCGAATGAACAAAGTTGGAATATCCTGAAAAAGAAAACGGAAGTACTTCTGGATGCATTGGAAATGCCAGAAGGTGACCTGGTCCGGTATAAACTATTGGAAAGAATGGCTCTCCTGAATGAAAAAGATATTTATTTACTTCATTCCATAGCTGGAAAGATCTCCTCCGGTTTGAAAAAGTCATAA
- the nadB gene encoding L-aspartate oxidase produces MRKHVDFLVIGSGIAGLSFALKASRYGKVCIVTKNKAEESATKYAQGGIAAVTYTPDSYEKHIKDTLIAGDDLNDERIVRITITEAPERVKELVEYGVQFDKNESGRFDLAKEGGHSEFRVLHYKDQTGLEIERTLLNKVRENSNIEILENFFTVDLITQHHLGVEVNRRSPGITCYGAYVLNKNNNQIDTVLAKVTLMASGGAGNVYATTTNPSIATGDGIAMVYRAKGILEKMEFIQFHPTSLYHPSEKPSFLITEALRGFGAVLRDINGDEFMQKYDTRLSLAPRDIVARAIDNELKISGEDHLYLDARHLPKEELMSHFPGVFAKCLSIGIDMTRDMIPVVPAAHYVCGGIKVDEWGRSTIQNLYASGECASTGLHGANRLASNSLLESLVFSHRAVEHSSSILDEIDFCEEIPDWNAEGTVMNEEMVLITQTLKELQGIMTNYVGIVRSNLRLQRASERLDILNRETEMLYKKSILIEKICEVRNLIKVADLIIRMAKERKESRGLHFSIDYPKANEKGTIYFNPED; encoded by the coding sequence ATGAGAAAACATGTGGACTTCCTGGTAATTGGAAGTGGGATAGCCGGATTAAGTTTTGCTTTAAAGGCTTCCAGGTACGGGAAGGTATGTATCGTTACAAAGAATAAGGCTGAGGAATCTGCAACCAAATATGCTCAAGGAGGGATTGCTGCTGTGACTTATACACCTGATTCCTACGAAAAGCATATTAAAGATACCCTGATTGCAGGTGATGACCTGAATGATGAAAGAATTGTCAGGATCACCATCACCGAAGCTCCTGAAAGAGTGAAAGAGCTCGTTGAATACGGAGTTCAGTTCGACAAAAATGAAAGTGGACGTTTTGACCTGGCTAAAGAAGGAGGCCATTCCGAATTCAGGGTGTTGCATTATAAAGACCAAACAGGCCTTGAAATTGAACGAACCCTTCTAAACAAGGTCCGTGAAAATTCAAACATTGAAATACTGGAAAACTTTTTCACCGTCGACCTGATCACCCAGCATCATTTAGGTGTGGAAGTTAACAGGAGGTCACCCGGAATTACCTGCTACGGTGCTTATGTCTTGAATAAGAATAACAACCAGATCGATACCGTACTGGCCAAAGTCACACTAATGGCATCAGGCGGAGCCGGGAATGTGTATGCAACAACCACCAATCCGTCGATTGCAACAGGTGATGGCATCGCAATGGTATACAGGGCTAAAGGGATTCTTGAGAAAATGGAATTTATTCAATTTCATCCTACTTCACTTTATCATCCTTCTGAAAAACCCTCCTTCCTTATCACCGAAGCACTCAGAGGGTTTGGAGCCGTATTGAGAGATATCAACGGGGATGAGTTCATGCAAAAGTATGATACAAGGCTTTCACTGGCACCAAGGGATATCGTTGCACGTGCCATTGACAATGAACTGAAAATCAGCGGGGAGGATCACCTTTATTTGGATGCACGCCACCTGCCAAAAGAAGAATTAATGAGTCATTTCCCGGGTGTTTTTGCAAAGTGTCTGAGCATCGGGATAGATATGACCCGCGACATGATCCCTGTAGTTCCCGCAGCTCACTATGTTTGTGGTGGGATCAAGGTAGATGAATGGGGAAGAAGTACCATTCAAAACCTCTATGCTTCCGGGGAATGTGCTTCTACCGGTCTGCATGGAGCAAATCGTCTTGCATCCAATTCCCTGCTGGAATCTCTTGTATTTTCTCATAGAGCCGTGGAACACTCTTCGAGTATATTAGATGAGATCGATTTCTGTGAAGAAATTCCCGATTGGAATGCAGAAGGTACGGTAATGAATGAGGAGATGGTTCTTATTACTCAAACGCTTAAAGAACTGCAGGGGATTATGACCAATTATGTCGGGATTGTTCGTTCTAACCTTCGTTTGCAGAGAGCTTCCGAACGCCTGGATATTCTCAACAGGGAAACTGAAATGCTCTACAAAAAATCAATACTGATAGAGAAAATCTGTGAGGTTCGGAACCTGATAAAAGTCGCTGACCTCATCATTAGAATGGCTAAGGAAAGAAAAGAAAGCAGGGGTTTGCATTTCTCCATCGACTACCCTAAAGCCAATGAAAAAGGAACGATTTACTTCAATCCGGAAGATTGA
- a CDS encoding gamma carbonic anhydrase family protein has translation MPIIRAVKGIEPKIGKNCYIAENATIVGEVEMGDNCSVWFNAVIRGDVHFIHIGNNVNIQDGAIIHCTYQKAPVTIGNNVSIAHAAIIHGCTIHDNVLVGMGAILMDGVVVESNSIIAAGAVVSQGTLIESGSVYAGVPAKKIKSMDPSLLEGQVNRISKSYTMYASWHDPSIQPITE, from the coding sequence ATGCCAATCATTCGCGCAGTCAAAGGAATAGAACCTAAAATAGGTAAAAACTGTTATATCGCCGAAAATGCTACCATTGTTGGTGAAGTGGAAATGGGAGATAACTGCAGCGTATGGTTTAATGCAGTGATCAGGGGGGATGTTCATTTTATTCATATCGGCAATAATGTGAATATCCAGGATGGTGCCATCATTCACTGTACCTACCAGAAGGCTCCTGTCACTATTGGCAATAATGTCTCTATCGCCCATGCAGCAATTATTCATGGATGCACCATTCATGATAATGTACTGGTTGGAATGGGAGCTATTCTTATGGATGGTGTTGTTGTGGAAAGTAATTCCATTATTGCAGCAGGAGCAGTTGTTTCACAAGGCACCTTGATTGAATCCGGTTCAGTTTATGCCGGGGTCCCTGCAAAAAAAATCAAGAGTATGGACCCGTCCCTCCTCGAAGGCCAGGTAAACAGGATATCAAAGAGTTATACCATGTATGCCAGCTGGCATGATCCTTCCATTCAGCCCATTACTGAATAA
- a CDS encoding zinc metallopeptidase produces MYILIFIVFMGLSLLIGQVLKSKFRKYSQIPVNLGLTGKDIALKMLRENGIFDVQVVSVEGQLSDHYNPQTKTVNLSPDVYNRSSISAAAVAAHECGHAVQHAQAYSFLQLRSALVPVVSFASNWIQWVLLAGILLVNTFPSLLLAGIILFALTTLFSFITLPVEIDASKRAIAWLSNSGITTMETKEYAKDALKWAAYTYVVAALASLATLLYYISIFAGRRN; encoded by the coding sequence ATGTACATTCTGATTTTTATTGTCTTCATGGGACTCAGCCTTCTCATTGGCCAGGTACTGAAGTCAAAATTCCGCAAGTATTCTCAAATCCCTGTTAACCTGGGATTGACTGGTAAGGATATCGCTCTTAAAATGCTAAGGGAAAATGGCATTTTCGATGTTCAGGTAGTCTCCGTTGAAGGTCAGTTGAGTGATCACTATAATCCCCAGACAAAAACTGTTAACCTCAGCCCGGATGTATATAACCGAAGCAGTATTTCTGCAGCTGCTGTTGCAGCGCATGAATGCGGTCATGCAGTTCAGCATGCCCAGGCCTATAGTTTTCTGCAACTGAGAAGTGCTCTTGTTCCGGTCGTAAGTTTTGCAAGCAACTGGATTCAATGGGTGCTGTTGGCCGGAATACTCCTGGTGAACACTTTTCCCTCACTTTTGCTTGCAGGCATTATTCTGTTTGCACTGACAACGCTTTTCAGTTTCATTACATTACCCGTTGAAATAGATGCAAGCAAAAGGGCTATTGCCTGGTTATCCAATAGTGGGATCACTACTATGGAAACAAAGGAATATGCAAAAGATGCGCTTAAATGGGCTGCTTATACCTATGTAGTAGCAGCATTGGCCTCTTTGGCAACATTGCTCTACTATATTTCAATTTTCGCAGGCAGGAGAAACTAA
- a CDS encoding OmpH family outer membrane protein: MKNLVKVIAIVVLVGFTSLAYAQKSPKFGHVDFGKLIEQMPGQDTVRTAMNKYAQTLQDTYGAMQTELQTKIDEYTRNKETMSAIIKQTKEKEIGDLQSRMESFQGSAQQDIADQETKLTTPFIDKAKKAIQDVAKENGFTYIFNNVEGFLLYNEGGEDIMPLVKKKMGIL, encoded by the coding sequence ATGAAGAACTTAGTAAAAGTAATTGCCATTGTAGTATTGGTTGGTTTTACGTCCCTTGCTTACGCACAAAAGAGTCCGAAATTTGGTCATGTTGATTTTGGTAAACTGATCGAACAAATGCCAGGTCAGGATACTGTTAGAACTGCTATGAACAAGTATGCTCAGACTTTGCAGGATACTTATGGAGCAATGCAGACTGAACTCCAGACCAAAATTGATGAATACACCCGTAACAAGGAAACAATGTCTGCTATTATTAAGCAGACCAAGGAAAAGGAAATTGGTGATCTTCAATCGAGGATGGAATCATTCCAGGGCTCAGCTCAGCAGGACATTGCTGATCAGGAAACCAAACTAACGACTCCGTTTATTGATAAAGCTAAGAAAGCTATTCAGGATGTCGCTAAGGAGAATGGATTTACCTATATTTTTAACAACGTGGAAGGCTTCCTGCTTTATAATGAAGGTGGAGAAGATATTATGCCGCTTGTAAAGAAAAAGATGGGTATCCTGTAA